The proteins below are encoded in one region of Syngnathus acus chromosome 2, fSynAcu1.2, whole genome shotgun sequence:
- the tpk2 gene encoding thiamin pyrophosphokinase 2 isoform X1, translated as MANCVWTEKVLQLLHRMNNFYLPGSCRANCLRFEIDGIKVGWIMPHVASQLACYGDVFQKPLGGALSLCNNLDSYDKRSEAMGVVLSNLRRDSSFRCLKGWRDERYNVMDKFSDPPVMWMERAATSLFGVKRYGVHINGYTVSESGDVYMWLARRSLTKQTYPGLLDNMAAGGLAAGMSIKQTLVKECQEEACIPEALAEKAHPVSTVSYTYQDREGVFSESQFVFDLELPLAFKPKVGDGEVQAFYLLPIEKVKELLATEDFKPNCAMVVLDFLIRHSFIEPDREPFYQEFVSGLHQAL; from the exons ATGGCGAACTGTGTCTGGACAGAAAAGGTACTCCAGCTCCTCCACCGAATGAATAACTTTTATTTACCAG GCTCTTGTCGTGCGAATTGTCTTCGATTCGAGATAGATGGAATCAAAGTTGGTTGGATTATGCCGCACGTAGCCTCGCAGTTGGCGTGCTACGGAGATGTGTTCCAAAAGCCACTTGGGGGTGCTCTGTCACTGTGCAACAATCTGGACTCTTACGACAAAAGGTCCGAGGCAATGGGCGTTGTTCTGTCGAACCTGAGACGTGATTCTTCATTTCGCTGCCTCAAAGGTTGGAGAGATGAG AGATACAATGTAATGGACAAATTCTCAGACCCTCCAGTGATGTGGATGGAAAGAGCAGCTACCA GTCTTTTTGGGGTCAAGCGTTATGGTGTCCATATCAATGGTTACACAGTTAGTGAGAGTGGCGACGTCTATATGTGGTTAGCGCGACGCTCTCTCACCAAGCAGACCTATCCTGGACTACTTGACAACATG GCAGCAGGCGGTTTGGCTGCTGGCATGAGCATCAAGCAAACACTAGTGAAAGAATGTCAAGAAGAGGCATGCATTCCAGAGGCGCTTGCAGAAAAGGCCCACCCGGTATCCACAGTGAG CTACACCTACCAAGACAGAGAGGGAGTGTTTTCAGAAAGTCAGTTTGTCTTTGATTTGGAACTTCCTCTTGCCTTCAAGCCCAAAGTAGGCGATGGAGAAGTACAGGCATTCTACCTCCTGCCCATAGAGAAG GTGAAAGAACTACTGGCCACGGAAGATTTCAAACCCAACTGTGCCATGGTGGTCTTGGACTTTCTCATTAGACATTCTTTTATTGAGCCTGACAGAG
- the tpk2 gene encoding thiamin pyrophosphokinase 2 isoform X2: MPHVASQLACYGDVFQKPLGGALSLCNNLDSYDKRSEAMGVVLSNLRRDSSFRCLKGWRDERYNVMDKFSDPPVMWMERAATSLFGVKRYGVHINGYTVSESGDVYMWLARRSLTKQTYPGLLDNMAAGGLAAGMSIKQTLVKECQEEACIPEALAEKAHPVSTVSYTYQDREGVFSESQFVFDLELPLAFKPKVGDGEVQAFYLLPIEKVKELLATEDFKPNCAMVVLDFLIRHSFIEPDREPFYQEFVSGLHQAL; this comes from the exons ATGCCGCACGTAGCCTCGCAGTTGGCGTGCTACGGAGATGTGTTCCAAAAGCCACTTGGGGGTGCTCTGTCACTGTGCAACAATCTGGACTCTTACGACAAAAGGTCCGAGGCAATGGGCGTTGTTCTGTCGAACCTGAGACGTGATTCTTCATTTCGCTGCCTCAAAGGTTGGAGAGATGAG AGATACAATGTAATGGACAAATTCTCAGACCCTCCAGTGATGTGGATGGAAAGAGCAGCTACCA GTCTTTTTGGGGTCAAGCGTTATGGTGTCCATATCAATGGTTACACAGTTAGTGAGAGTGGCGACGTCTATATGTGGTTAGCGCGACGCTCTCTCACCAAGCAGACCTATCCTGGACTACTTGACAACATG GCAGCAGGCGGTTTGGCTGCTGGCATGAGCATCAAGCAAACACTAGTGAAAGAATGTCAAGAAGAGGCATGCATTCCAGAGGCGCTTGCAGAAAAGGCCCACCCGGTATCCACAGTGAG CTACACCTACCAAGACAGAGAGGGAGTGTTTTCAGAAAGTCAGTTTGTCTTTGATTTGGAACTTCCTCTTGCCTTCAAGCCCAAAGTAGGCGATGGAGAAGTACAGGCATTCTACCTCCTGCCCATAGAGAAG GTGAAAGAACTACTGGCCACGGAAGATTTCAAACCCAACTGTGCCATGGTGGTCTTGGACTTTCTCATTAGACATTCTTTTATTGAGCCTGACAGAG
- the gmeb2 gene encoding glucocorticoid modulatory element-binding protein 2 isoform X2 produces MALAEVNLQEMNEVVIVTMSDETVEGLSVVEEDKTVMVATQLIDQPGTQVLTVTQVETDDTSKSDPLSNEEAVIVKLTEEVDAESDVFYPITCGDATGTLVWKKFVCPGINVKCVQFNDQLISPKEFVCLAGKSTLKDWKRAIRLNGTMLRKIMDSGELEFYHHAKVCSNTCRSTKIDLLGTKLAASSDQSADLAAATSSTANLNGNSRPEGSEGPSEGVTVVGEDAVSFWRALKDAGLLEEVIEDFQKELQEVLKGLHERVCEPSLQVKDAALLDSIVHNFGMLDLVKKVLSSHKSQMDHYREQYTSSLVALEQQCDEHRKRAKELKSKSQHLNNVLMNLSPGSVAPAPKRSRMSRAASSPASAIPAPAQVALPLSQLSGVPLCKLLTVAGAPAASNLSGYTLLTSPLNGSELTADASNLTVLSAVAGQEGASSESGAIVSSTFVKMVSPHFQLVTLPATLQGLASSQNTCITQPVGTITVLDATATTADIFLQGVEADENEEGQHNE; encoded by the exons ATGGCCTTGGCTGAGGTCAACTTGCAAGAAATGAATGAGGTCGTGATAGTGACAATGTCTGATGAAACTGTTGAGGGCCTCTCTGTGGTGGAGGAGGATAAAACAGTGATGGTAGCCACCCAGCTCATCGATCAGCCAGG AACTCAGGTCCTCACAGTCACTCAAGTGGAAACTGATGATACGAGTAAATCAGATCCCTTGTCCAATGAAGAAGCAGTCATTG TGAAGCTAACAGAGGAAGTGGATGCGGAGTCTGATGTATTCTACCCCATAACGTGTGGAGATGCCACAGGCACGTTGGTGTGGAAGAAGTTTGTCTGCCCTGGGATCAATGTGAAGTGTGTCCAG TttaatgatcagctcatcagcccAAAAGAGTTTGTCTGCCTTGCGGGCAAGTCGACACTGAAGGACTGGAAAAGAGCTATCAGACTCAATGGCACCATGCTCAG GAAGATCATGGACTCCGGCGAGCTGGAATTCTATCATCACGCGAAAGTCTGCTCCAACACCTGCCGCAGCACCAAAATTGACCTGTTGGGAACCAAATTGGCCGCCAGCTCAGACCAGTCTGCCGACCTGGCTGCTGCCACCTCATCCACTGCTAACT TGAATGGAAACTCCCGCCCAGAGGGGTCAGAGGGACCTTCAGAGGGGGTCACAGTCGTTGGAG AGGATGCCGTGTCATTCTGGCGTGCGCTGAAGGACGCAGGGCTGCTGGAGGAGGTGATTGAGGACTTCCAGAAGGAGCTCCAAGAGGTCCTAAAGGGGCTGCATGAAAGAGTGTGTGAACCATCACTGCAGGTCAAAG ATGCCGCTTTGCTCGACAGCATCGTGCACAACTTTGGAATGCTGGATCTGGTCAAGAAGGTTCTGAGCAGTCATAAGAGCCAAATGGACCATTACAGAGAACAGTACACCAGCAGCCTCGTTG CTCTGGAGCAACAGTGTGATGAGCACAGAAAACGAGCCAAGGAGCTGAAGAGCAAATCTCAGCACCTCAACAACGTCCTGATGAACCTCAGCCCTGGATCCGTAGCCCCGGCGCCCAAGCGCTCCCGAATGAGCCGCGCCGCCTCCAGCCCAGCGTCTGCCATCCCCGCGCCCGCACAAGTCGCCCTGCCTCTCAGCCAATTAAGTGGCGTGCCGCTCTGTAAGCTGCTGACTGTGGCGGGAGCTCCGGCGGCCTCCAACCTGAGCGGCTACACTCTGCTGACCTCGCCGCTCAACGGCTCGGAGCTGACGGCCGATGCTTCCAACCTGACAGTGCTCTCCGCCGTGGCGGGTCAGGAGGGGGCGTCCTCCGAGAGCGGCGCCATCGTCTCGTCGACCTTTGTCAAAATGGTCAGTCCTCATTTCCAGTTGGTGACACTCCCGGCCACGTTGCAGGGCCTGGCCAGCTCACAAAACACTTGCATCACGCAGCCGGTCGGCACCATTACTGTGCTGGACGCCACGGCAACAACCGCAGACATTTTCCTACAGGGAGTTGAAgctgatgaaaatgaagaaggtCAGCACAATGAG TGA
- the gmeb2 gene encoding glucocorticoid modulatory element-binding protein 2 isoform X1: MALAEVNLQEMNEVVIVTMSDETVEGLSVVEEDKTVMVATQLIDQPGTQVLTVTQVETDDTSKSDPLSNEEAVIVKLTEEVDAESDVFYPITCGDATGTLVWKKFVCPGINVKCVQFNDQLISPKEFVCLAGKSTLKDWKRAIRLNGTMLRKIMDSGELEFYHHAKVCSNTCRSTKIDLLGTKLAASSDQSADLAAATSSTANLNGNSRPEGSEGPSEGVTVVGEDAVSFWRALKDAGLLEEVIEDFQKELQEVLKGLHERVCEPSLQVKDAALLDSIVHNFGMLDLVKKVLSSHKSQMDHYREQYTSSLVALEQQCDEHRKRAKELKSKSQHLNNVLMNLSPGSVAPAPKRSRMSRAASSPASAIPAPAQVALPLSQLSGVPLCKLLTVAGAPAASNLSGYTLLTSPLNGSELTADASNLTVLSAVAGQEGASSESGAIVSSTFVKMVSPHFQLVTLPATLQGLASSQNTCITQPVGTITVLDATATTADIFLQGVEADENEEGQHNEVVVVGRERILGGAHRDFEVATQEAPVALVPLDVVQFGSDAPHEAPVALLKLLGFLGFVSLGLRAKLA, encoded by the exons ATGGCCTTGGCTGAGGTCAACTTGCAAGAAATGAATGAGGTCGTGATAGTGACAATGTCTGATGAAACTGTTGAGGGCCTCTCTGTGGTGGAGGAGGATAAAACAGTGATGGTAGCCACCCAGCTCATCGATCAGCCAGG AACTCAGGTCCTCACAGTCACTCAAGTGGAAACTGATGATACGAGTAAATCAGATCCCTTGTCCAATGAAGAAGCAGTCATTG TGAAGCTAACAGAGGAAGTGGATGCGGAGTCTGATGTATTCTACCCCATAACGTGTGGAGATGCCACAGGCACGTTGGTGTGGAAGAAGTTTGTCTGCCCTGGGATCAATGTGAAGTGTGTCCAG TttaatgatcagctcatcagcccAAAAGAGTTTGTCTGCCTTGCGGGCAAGTCGACACTGAAGGACTGGAAAAGAGCTATCAGACTCAATGGCACCATGCTCAG GAAGATCATGGACTCCGGCGAGCTGGAATTCTATCATCACGCGAAAGTCTGCTCCAACACCTGCCGCAGCACCAAAATTGACCTGTTGGGAACCAAATTGGCCGCCAGCTCAGACCAGTCTGCCGACCTGGCTGCTGCCACCTCATCCACTGCTAACT TGAATGGAAACTCCCGCCCAGAGGGGTCAGAGGGACCTTCAGAGGGGGTCACAGTCGTTGGAG AGGATGCCGTGTCATTCTGGCGTGCGCTGAAGGACGCAGGGCTGCTGGAGGAGGTGATTGAGGACTTCCAGAAGGAGCTCCAAGAGGTCCTAAAGGGGCTGCATGAAAGAGTGTGTGAACCATCACTGCAGGTCAAAG ATGCCGCTTTGCTCGACAGCATCGTGCACAACTTTGGAATGCTGGATCTGGTCAAGAAGGTTCTGAGCAGTCATAAGAGCCAAATGGACCATTACAGAGAACAGTACACCAGCAGCCTCGTTG CTCTGGAGCAACAGTGTGATGAGCACAGAAAACGAGCCAAGGAGCTGAAGAGCAAATCTCAGCACCTCAACAACGTCCTGATGAACCTCAGCCCTGGATCCGTAGCCCCGGCGCCCAAGCGCTCCCGAATGAGCCGCGCCGCCTCCAGCCCAGCGTCTGCCATCCCCGCGCCCGCACAAGTCGCCCTGCCTCTCAGCCAATTAAGTGGCGTGCCGCTCTGTAAGCTGCTGACTGTGGCGGGAGCTCCGGCGGCCTCCAACCTGAGCGGCTACACTCTGCTGACCTCGCCGCTCAACGGCTCGGAGCTGACGGCCGATGCTTCCAACCTGACAGTGCTCTCCGCCGTGGCGGGTCAGGAGGGGGCGTCCTCCGAGAGCGGCGCCATCGTCTCGTCGACCTTTGTCAAAATGGTCAGTCCTCATTTCCAGTTGGTGACACTCCCGGCCACGTTGCAGGGCCTGGCCAGCTCACAAAACACTTGCATCACGCAGCCGGTCGGCACCATTACTGTGCTGGACGCCACGGCAACAACCGCAGACATTTTCCTACAGGGAGTTGAAgctgatgaaaatgaagaaggtCAGCACAATGAG GTCGTCGTAGTAGGACGAGAAAGGATCCTCGGCGGAGCGCACCGAGATTTTGAAGTGGCGACGCAGGAAGCCCCCGTAGCGCTTGTCCCACTTGATGTTGTTCAGTTTGGGTCTGATGCGCCTCATGAAGCCCCCGTAGCGCTTCTGAAGCTCCTCGGGTTCCTCGGATTCGTTTCTCTTGGACTTCGGGCCAAACTTGCGTAA
- the LOC119133904 gene encoding serine/threonine-protein kinase 35-like — MDVCNGKKKRKVSRGGGRGLVCERNVAGKPKREAAKVLRSLTVEDNNNYPEPMEEEEEDDCFSISFLRPGRTEPDMLVPLSVPPRYTLIREVGRGSYGVVYEAIARKTGARLAVKRLLCDAPENVELALAEFWALTSLENRHQNVVQLEECVLQRNGLAQKMSHGNKRSKQYLRLVETSLKGERIVGQPSEPCYLWFVMEFCEGGDLNRYILSRRPDPQTNRSFMRQLTSAVAFLHRNNIVHRDLKPDNILITQKSGAPVLKVADFGLSKVCATMNCKNAEELPAAGVGNNENNIVNLNKLWLSSACGSDFYMAPEVWEGHYTAKADIFALGIIIWAMIERITFIDAESKRELLGTYVRQGSEIVPVGEALLENPKMVLHIPQRARTSMSEGVKKLLQEMLAFNPQERPDACQLEVLMNRVTCPA, encoded by the exons ATGGATGTTTGCAAcgggaaaaagaagagaaaggtaAGCAGAGGCGGCGGCCGTGGTCTGGTGTGCGAGCGAAATGTGGCCGGAAAGCCGAAACGAGAAGCGGCTAAAGTCCTCCGTTCCCTCACGGTGGAGGACAATAACAACTACCCGGAGCCcatggaggaagaggaggaggacgactgCTTCTCTATTAGCTTCCTCCGGCCAGGTAGGACAGAGCCTGACATGCTGGTGCCACTGTCTGTGCCGCCCCGGTACACCCTTATCCGGGAAGTGGGCCGGGGGAGCTACGGCGTGGTGTACGAGGCCATCGCCCGGAAAACCGGAGCCAGGTTGGCCGTGAAAAGGCTCCTGTGCGACGCCCCGGAGAACGTCGAGTTGGCTTTGGCCGAGTTCTGGGCCCTGACCAGCCTAGAGAACCGACACCAGAATGTGGTCCAACTGGAGGAGTGTGTCCTACAAAGGAACGGTTTAGCCCAGAAGATGAGCCATGGCAACAAGAGGTCCAAACAATACCTGAGGCTGGTGGAGACCTCACTGAAAG GAGAACGCATTGTTGGTCAGCCGTCGGAACCATGTTACCTCTGGTTTGTCATGGAGTTTTGTGAAGGCGGAGACCTCAATCGATACATCTTGTCTCGTCGACCCGACCCCCAGACCAACAGGAGTTTTATGCGCCAGTTGACAAGCGCTGTGGCTTTCCTGCACAGGAACAACATTGTTCACAGGGACCTGAAGCCAGACAACATTCTAATCACACAGAAATCCGGTGCACCAGTTCTTAAAGTTGCTGACTTTGGCTTGAGTAAAGTTTGCGCTACAATGAATTGTAAGAACGCTGAGGAGTTGCCCGCAGCAGGTGTTGGTAACAATGAGAACAACATTGTCAACCTTAACAAGTTATGGTTGTCCTCTGCCTGCGGCTCAGACTTCTACATGGCCCCCGAGGTGTGGGAGGGCCACTACACGGCTAAGGCGGATATCTTCGCCTTAGGCATCATCATCTGGGCAATGATCGAGCGGATCACTTTCATTGACGCCGAGTCCAAACGGGAGCTGTTGGGCACCTACGTACGCCAAGGCTCGGAGATTGTGCCCGTCGGCGAGGCGTTGTTGGAGAACCCAAAGATGGTCCTCCACATTCCTCAGAGGGCCAGGACCTCCATGTCAGAAGGGGTGAAGAAACTCCTTCAAGAAATGCTTGCGTTCAACCCTCAGGAGCGACCCGACGCCTGTCAGCTGGAGGTGCTGATGAATCGGGTCACGTGTCCCGCGTGA